A single Klebsiella variicola DNA region contains:
- the opgB gene encoding phosphatidylglycerol--membrane-oligosaccharide glycerophosphotransferase has translation MSELLSIALFLASVVLYAWKAGRNTWWFAATLTVLGLFVVLNITLYASDYFTGDGINDAVLYTLTNSLTGAGIGKYILPGVGVGVALVAVFGALGWVLRRRRHHPHHVGYSLAALLLALASVDASPAFHQISELVKSQSREGDPDFAAYYKEPSKRIDNPQLNLVYIYGESLERTYFDNDAFPNLTPELGKIKDQGLDFSNTMQLPGTDYTIAGMVASQCGIPLFAPFEGNASASVSSFFPQNICLGDILKNSGYENYFVQGANLRFAGKDVFLKSHGFDHLYGAEELKTTVADPAYRNDWGFYDDTVLDETWKKFEELSRSGKRFSLFALTVDTHHPDGFISRTCERKRYDVDGKKNLSFSAVSCSQEHIAALIEKIKASPYFKNTVIVVSSDHLAMKNSAWDYLNKHDRSNLFFVLRGDKPQQETLAVKRNTMDNGATVLDILGGDNYIGLGRSSLSGQSLSGIFMNMKEKVLAWKPDVIRLWNFPKEMKNFTIDSQKNMIAFSGSHFRLPLLLRVSNQRVEPLPESEYSAPLRFQLADFAPRDNFVWVDRCYKMGQLWAPELALSTDWCVSQGQLGGEQKVQHVDKPQWQGKTAFRDTLIDMERYKGNVDTLKVVDNDIRYKADSFVFNVAGAPEEVKQFSGISRPESWGRWSNAQLGSDVKIEYKEPLPEKFDLVITAKAYGPNANKPIPVRVGESEQVLTLANDVTTTTLHFDNPSRSNTLTITPPDPQSTNEGNILGHSPRQLGIGMVEIKVVKSEG, from the coding sequence GTGTCAGAGTTGTTATCCATCGCCTTATTTTTAGCTTCGGTGGTGCTGTATGCCTGGAAAGCGGGTCGTAACACTTGGTGGTTTGCCGCCACGCTCACGGTGTTAGGTCTGTTCGTGGTGCTGAATATCACCCTCTACGCCAGCGACTACTTTACCGGCGACGGCATCAACGACGCGGTGCTCTATACCCTGACCAACAGCCTGACTGGCGCCGGGATCGGCAAATACATTCTGCCGGGCGTCGGGGTGGGCGTCGCGCTGGTTGCCGTCTTTGGCGCGCTGGGCTGGGTGCTGCGCCGCCGTCGGCATCATCCTCATCACGTCGGTTACAGCCTGGCGGCGCTGCTGCTGGCGCTGGCCTCCGTGGATGCCAGCCCGGCCTTCCATCAGATCAGCGAGCTGGTGAAATCGCAGTCACGGGAAGGTGACCCGGACTTTGCCGCATACTACAAAGAGCCGTCGAAGCGTATCGACAATCCACAGCTGAACCTGGTCTATATCTATGGCGAAAGCCTCGAGCGTACCTATTTTGATAACGATGCCTTTCCTAACCTCACCCCTGAGCTCGGCAAAATAAAAGATCAGGGCCTCGATTTCAGCAATACCATGCAGCTCCCGGGGACGGATTACACCATCGCCGGTATGGTCGCCTCGCAGTGCGGCATTCCGCTGTTCGCGCCGTTTGAAGGCAACGCCTCGGCCTCGGTCTCCAGCTTCTTTCCCCAGAATATCTGCCTTGGCGATATCCTGAAAAACTCCGGCTATGAAAACTATTTTGTGCAGGGAGCCAACCTGCGCTTTGCCGGCAAAGACGTGTTTCTCAAATCCCACGGCTTCGATCACCTGTACGGGGCGGAAGAGCTCAAAACTACGGTAGCGGATCCCGCCTATCGCAACGACTGGGGCTTCTATGACGACACCGTGCTCGATGAGACGTGGAAAAAATTCGAAGAGCTGTCGCGCTCCGGTAAACGCTTCTCGCTGTTCGCCCTGACGGTGGATACCCACCACCCCGATGGCTTTATCTCGCGCACCTGCGAGCGTAAACGCTATGACGTGGACGGTAAGAAAAACCTCTCCTTCAGCGCCGTTAGCTGCAGCCAGGAACATATCGCCGCGCTGATAGAGAAGATTAAAGCCTCACCCTATTTCAAAAACACGGTCATCGTGGTCTCTTCCGATCACCTGGCCATGAAAAACAGCGCCTGGGATTACCTCAACAAGCACGATCGCAGCAATCTGTTCTTCGTCCTGCGCGGCGATAAACCGCAGCAGGAGACCCTGGCGGTGAAACGCAACACCATGGATAACGGCGCGACGGTGCTCGATATTCTCGGCGGCGATAACTATATCGGCCTCGGGCGCAGCAGCCTCTCCGGCCAGTCGCTCTCCGGTATTTTCATGAATATGAAAGAGAAGGTCCTGGCCTGGAAACCGGACGTGATCCGCCTGTGGAACTTCCCGAAAGAGATGAAAAACTTCACCATCGATTCGCAGAAGAACATGATCGCCTTCTCCGGCAGCCATTTCCGTCTGCCGCTACTGCTCAGGGTATCAAACCAGCGCGTTGAACCGCTGCCGGAGAGCGAATACTCCGCGCCGCTGCGCTTCCAGCTGGCCGATTTCGCGCCGCGGGATAATTTCGTCTGGGTCGATCGCTGCTATAAAATGGGGCAGCTGTGGGCGCCTGAACTCGCGCTCTCTACCGACTGGTGCGTCTCGCAGGGGCAGCTGGGCGGTGAGCAAAAGGTTCAGCACGTCGATAAGCCGCAGTGGCAAGGCAAAACCGCTTTCAGGGATACCCTTATCGATATGGAGCGCTATAAGGGGAACGTCGATACGCTAAAAGTCGTCGACAACGATATTCGCTACAAGGCCGACAGCTTCGTGTTTAACGTCGCCGGCGCCCCGGAAGAGGTCAAGCAGTTCAGCGGCATTTCGCGTCCCGAGTCCTGGGGTCGGTGGTCCAATGCCCAGCTGGGCAGCGACGTGAAGATTGAATATAAAGAGCCGCTACCGGAAAAATTTGATCTGGTGATCACCGCCAAAGCTTACGGCCCAAACGCCAATAAGCCGATCCCGGTGCGGGTAGGTGAAAGTGAGCAAGTGCTTACGCTGGCCAATGATGTGACCACTACGACGCTGCATTTCGACAACCCGTCGCGCAGCAACACCCTGACCATCACTCCGCCGGACCCGCAGTCCACCAACGAGGGCAATATCCTTGGTCACTCCCCACGTCAGCTGGGGATCGGCATGGTGGAGATCAAAGTGGTGAAAAGCGAAGGCTAA